From Methanobacterium congolense, one genomic window encodes:
- a CDS encoding chorismate--pyruvate lyase family protein, with the protein MDQNIIYGIENIEKCIGKLSSAQKILLTTDGSVTAILDVIKGHVHLETLVQEFKDADKEVAELLDINEGDTVNYRVVVMGTGEPLIHAVSYIPVERLENDFKEDLIRADIPIGRILKKHKIESRREIKTIYAEKTNEETQSIYGTDSPMLTRTYNIIHKGETLIWIKETFPYDLFRD; encoded by the coding sequence ATGGACCAAAACATTATCTACGGAATTGAAAACATTGAAAAATGTATTGGAAAACTTTCAAGTGCCCAGAAAATACTCTTAACAACGGATGGATCTGTAACTGCAATACTTGACGTTATTAAGGGTCATGTTCATCTGGAAACACTTGTCCAGGAATTTAAAGATGCTGATAAGGAGGTTGCAGAGCTCCTTGATATAAATGAGGGGGACACTGTGAACTACAGAGTTGTGGTCATGGGAACAGGAGAACCATTGATACATGCAGTATCTTACATTCCAGTGGAAAGACTTGAAAATGACTTCAAAGAAGACCTTATAAGGGCAGATATTCCCATTGGGCGCATACTCAAGAAACACAAGATCGAGTCCAGAAGGGAAATAAAAACAATTTACGCAGAGAAAACCAACGAGGAAACCCAATCCATATATGGAACAGATTCTCCAATGCTTACAAGAACCTACAACATCATCCACAAGGGTGAAACTCTTATATGGATAAAGGAAACATTTCCCTATGACCTTTTCAGGGATTAA
- the fen gene encoding flap endonuclease-1: MGVKFKDIVSPESIGFNELEGKIVALDAANIIYQFLSSIRQVDGTPLMDHNRNITSHFSGILYRTSSLVEKGIKPVYVFDGASSHLKKGTQDKRREVKEESEKKWKEALDEGDIQEARKYAVRSSRMSPGVVEGSKKLLELMGIPYIQAKGEGEAQASYMVERGDAWCVGSQDYDCILFGATRMVKNLTITGGKANLELIQLKKVLEQVELTREQLVDVAILVGTDFNEGIKGIGAKKGLKLIKKHGDVFKALEHLDVEMEVDPQILRDMFLDHDVLEDYSLKWKKPDREGATDFLCGEHDFSEERVSSALDKLKKLDMNQSSLEQWF, from the coding sequence ATGGGAGTAAAATTTAAAGATATTGTATCTCCAGAATCCATAGGATTCAATGAACTAGAAGGAAAGATCGTTGCACTCGATGCAGCCAACATAATCTACCAGTTTTTATCGAGCATAAGGCAGGTTGATGGCACTCCGCTAATGGACCACAACAGAAACATAACCTCACACTTCAGCGGAATACTTTACAGAACATCTTCACTTGTTGAGAAGGGAATAAAACCTGTATACGTATTTGATGGTGCATCAAGTCATCTTAAAAAGGGCACACAGGATAAACGGAGAGAAGTGAAGGAAGAATCTGAGAAGAAATGGAAGGAAGCCCTTGATGAGGGAGATATTCAAGAGGCACGTAAGTACGCAGTCCGATCCTCAAGGATGTCTCCAGGAGTTGTTGAAGGCTCTAAAAAACTTCTAGAACTCATGGGCATCCCCTACATCCAGGCAAAGGGTGAAGGTGAAGCTCAGGCATCGTACATGGTTGAAAGGGGAGATGCATGGTGTGTTGGATCACAGGACTACGACTGCATACTCTTTGGAGCCACACGAATGGTTAAAAACCTGACCATAACCGGTGGAAAAGCCAACTTGGAACTCATACAGCTTAAAAAAGTCTTAGAACAGGTGGAGTTAACAAGGGAACAGCTGGTCGATGTTGCAATACTCGTTGGAACAGACTTCAACGAGGGAATAAAGGGCATAGGTGCTAAAAAAGGTTTGAAACTCATAAAAAAGCATGGAGATGTATTCAAAGCCCTGGAACATCTGGATGTTGAGATGGAAGTTGATCCCCAGATCTTAAGAGATATGTTCCTGGATCATGATGTTCTTGAGGATTACAGCCTTAAATGGAAGAAACCAGACAGGGAAGGTGCCACAGACTTCCTCTGTGGAGAACACGATTTTTCAGAGGAAAGAGTTTCAAGCGCCCTAGATAAACTCAAAAAACTTGACATGAACCAGAGCAGTCTTGAGCAGTGGTTTTAA
- a CDS encoding transposase, which translates to MKSDLVLELFIPDEEKALNFFRCIRWSNGVYCPECGSYDVYKRGYVYNKRVRRYSCNKCGKNFTDFSDTIFANKHLPLGEMFYIILNQDKKSVNRLSEELGHKWESIDRLSKEFKEYLEKNTKDPVLSGKIEIDEMYQSSGDKGLKKTIQDAEASNKEEEARGKKTNHQ; encoded by the coding sequence ATGAAGAGTGATTTGGTGTTGGAATTGTTTATTCCAGATGAGGAGAAAGCTTTAAATTTTTTTAGATGTATAAGATGGTCTAACGGTGTTTATTGTCCGGAATGTGGGTCTTATGATGTTTATAAAAGGGGTTATGTTTATAACAAGAGAGTAAGGCGTTATTCGTGTAATAAATGTGGTAAAAACTTTACAGATTTCTCTGATACGATATTTGCCAATAAACACTTGCCTTTAGGTGAAATGTTTTACATAATATTGAATCAAGATAAAAAAAGTGTTAATCGTTTATCAGAAGAGTTAGGCCATAAATGGGAGAGTATTGATAGATTATCTAAGGAATTTAAGGAATATCTGGAGAAAAACACAAAAGATCCTGTTTTATCTGGAAAAATTGAAATTGATGAAATGTACCAATCTTCAGGAGATAAAGGTTTAAAAAAAACAATCCAAGATGCAGAGGCCTCAAACAAAGAGGAAGAGGCACGTGGAAAAAAGACAAACCACCAATAG
- the katG gene encoding catalase/peroxidase HPI → MDEKSKKTVRGNIKNLDWWPNRLNLDILRQHSSESNPMDEDFSYAEEFKSLDLDALKTDLHGLMTESQDWWPADFGHYGPFFIRMAWHSAGTYRISDGRGGGGNGNQRFPPLSSWPDNANLDKARRLLWPIKQKYGRKISWADLMILAGNVALESMGFKTFGFGGGREDIWEPEKDIYWGSEKEWLTDERHTGDRELEKPLAALEMGLIYVNPEGPNGKPDPIAAAHDIRESFARMAMNDEETVALIAGGHAFGKTHGAGDPKHVGPEPEAAPIEEQGLGWKSSFGTGKGDDTITGGPEVIWTNTPTKWDNNFFRILFEFEWELTKSPAGAYQWKPKGDAGVDTVPDPHNPSKRRTPGMLTTDLSLRFDPIYEKISRRFYENPDELADAFASAWFKLTHRDMGPRTRYLGPEVPDEELIWQDPIPAVDHELIDEEDIDTIKGRILDSGMSVSDMVSIAWASASTFRGSDKRGGANGARIRLEPQKDWEVNQPAQLAQVLEVLEGIQSEFNQAQKGDKKISLADLIVLAGCAGVEQAAKNAGHEVKVSFTPGRMDALKEQTDVESFAVLEPVADGFRNYQKTQSANRPEELLVDKAQLLTLTIPEMTVLIGGLRVLNANFEQSKNGVFTKRPEALTNDFFVNLLDMQTEWNASSEDENVFEGRDRATDELKWTATRVDLIFGSNSELRAVAEVYACEDSQKKFLKDFIKAWDKVMNLDRFDRVSL, encoded by the coding sequence ATGGATGAAAAAAGCAAAAAAACTGTTAGAGGTAACATTAAGAACCTTGATTGGTGGCCAAACCGGTTGAATCTAGACATCCTGCGCCAGCATTCCTCAGAGTCCAATCCTATGGATGAGGATTTCAGCTACGCTGAAGAATTCAAGAGTCTTGACCTAGATGCCCTGAAGACAGACCTCCACGGACTCATGACAGAGTCACAGGATTGGTGGCCCGCGGACTTTGGCCACTATGGACCTTTTTTCATCCGTATGGCGTGGCACAGTGCCGGCACATACCGTATCAGCGATGGCCGCGGAGGAGGGGGTAATGGTAATCAGCGTTTTCCACCACTAAGCAGCTGGCCCGACAATGCAAATCTTGATAAAGCACGTCGACTGCTCTGGCCCATCAAACAGAAGTACGGCCGGAAAATTTCTTGGGCGGACCTCATGATCCTTGCAGGTAACGTTGCCCTGGAATCCATGGGTTTTAAGACCTTCGGGTTTGGTGGCGGGCGTGAGGATATTTGGGAACCTGAAAAGGACATATACTGGGGTTCCGAGAAAGAGTGGCTTACAGATGAGCGTCATACCGGTGACCGTGAACTGGAGAAACCACTCGCCGCCCTGGAGATGGGTTTGATTTATGTGAACCCTGAAGGCCCCAACGGCAAGCCAGACCCCATCGCTGCGGCGCATGATATCCGAGAGAGTTTTGCCCGCATGGCCATGAACGACGAGGAGACAGTGGCCCTCATTGCAGGTGGCCACGCCTTCGGAAAAACCCACGGTGCTGGTGATCCAAAGCATGTGGGCCCTGAGCCGGAAGCAGCGCCAATCGAGGAACAGGGTCTGGGTTGGAAGAGCAGCTTCGGCACGGGTAAAGGAGACGACACTATTACCGGCGGTCCGGAAGTTATCTGGACCAACACTCCAACGAAGTGGGACAACAACTTCTTCAGGATATTATTTGAATTCGAATGGGAACTGACCAAGAGCCCAGCCGGTGCCTACCAGTGGAAGCCGAAGGGTGATGCAGGTGTAGATACTGTGCCTGATCCACACAACCCATCAAAACGTCGCACCCCTGGTATGCTAACCACAGATCTCTCTTTACGCTTTGACCCTATTTACGAAAAGATTTCAAGGCGCTTCTATGAGAACCCTGATGAGCTTGCAGATGCTTTCGCCAGTGCATGGTTCAAACTGACCCACCGAGACATGGGTCCACGGACACGTTATCTCGGCCCGGAGGTACCTGACGAGGAACTCATCTGGCAGGACCCCATCCCTGCAGTCGATCATGAACTGATTGATGAAGAAGACATCGATACCATTAAGGGTAGAATATTGGATTCGGGAATGTCAGTTTCAGATATGGTTTCCATTGCATGGGCTTCAGCATCCACCTTCCGCGGCTCTGACAAGCGTGGTGGTGCCAACGGTGCCCGTATTCGTCTGGAACCACAGAAGGATTGGGAAGTCAACCAGCCAGCCCAGCTAGCCCAAGTGCTGGAGGTACTTGAGGGCATCCAGAGCGAATTTAACCAGGCCCAAAAAGGTGACAAGAAGATCTCCCTGGCTGATCTCATCGTTTTGGCTGGTTGTGCTGGTGTTGAGCAGGCTGCAAAAAATGCGGGTCATGAGGTTAAAGTGTCCTTCACCCCTGGACGCATGGATGCTCTAAAGGAACAAACCGATGTGGAATCCTTTGCGGTGCTTGAACCGGTCGCAGACGGGTTCCGAAACTATCAGAAGACTCAAAGTGCTAATAGGCCCGAAGAGTTGCTGGTGGACAAAGCGCAATTACTGACATTGACCATTCCTGAGATGACGGTTCTCATTGGTGGCTTACGTGTTCTGAACGCCAACTTTGAACAATCCAAGAATGGTGTCTTCACCAAGAGGCCTGAGGCGCTCACCAATGATTTTTTCGTGAATTTGCTTGATATGCAAACAGAATGGAATGCATCCTCCGAAGACGAAAATGTGTTTGAGGGACGGGATCGAGCAACAGACGAACTCAAGTGGACCGCCACACGTGTCGACCTCATCTTCGGTTCAAACTCCGAGCTCCGGGCGGTGGCGGAAGTATACGCATGTGAAGACTCTCAAAAGAAGTTTCTGAAGGACTTCATAAAGGCGTGGGACAAGGTCATGAACCTGGACAGGTTCGACCGGGTTTCATTGTGA
- a CDS encoding DUF2119 domain-containing protein gives MNTNYSKIIDKNNEPSRLFVGGVHGKEGITTIKALSQLSDDSVSSGKLRIYNFDETPYLSTINKEYYSSDMGKKVISLIKKYKPMIYLEAHCYKEKSYEKLVDEDRKSRVGVPPLIELEEGILMGSVAPFLRLNCFKRQDICLTLEIPCSPSKKALDVYVTILKDVASSKTRNDLEETIGSRYPEQVETARRYAIEFFGNYPPF, from the coding sequence ATGAATACGAACTATTCAAAGATCATAGACAAGAACAATGAACCTTCACGCCTTTTTGTTGGAGGAGTTCATGGCAAAGAAGGAATCACAACCATAAAAGCACTTTCTCAACTGAGTGATGATTCAGTTTCCAGTGGAAAACTCAGAATATACAATTTCGATGAAACTCCATACCTGAGCACCATAAACAAAGAGTATTACAGTTCAGATATGGGTAAAAAAGTCATTTCACTTATTAAAAAGTACAAACCAATGATTTACCTTGAAGCTCACTGCTACAAAGAGAAAAGCTATGAAAAACTTGTGGATGAAGATCGTAAAAGCAGGGTTGGTGTTCCACCATTGATTGAACTTGAAGAAGGGATTTTGATGGGTTCTGTGGCTCCATTTCTGAGGTTGAATTGTTTCAAAAGGCAGGATATCTGTTTAACCCTTGAAATTCCATGTTCACCTTCTAAAAAGGCATTGGATGTTTATGTTACTATTTTAAAAGATGTTGCATCTTCAAAAACCCGGAATGACCTTGAAGAGACCATAGGATCCAGATATCCGGAACAGGTTGAAACTGCACGCAGGTACGCCATTGAATTTTTTGGGAATTATCCCCCATTTTGA
- the ahcY gene encoding adenosylhomocysteinase: MSYKVKDISLAPQGKKKIEWVQRHMPVLEYIKKEFSKTKPFEGITIGSCLHLEPKTINLGLTLQAGGAEVAMTGCNPLSTHDDATAAGASMGLNMYGWREESNEEYYENIERVLDHDPDIIIDDGADMIFFIHKERRDLIGKILGACEETTTGIHRLKAMHDDKALEFPVMAVNDSYMKYLFDNRYGTGQSTFDSIMGSTNMLIAGKTVVVCGYGWCGRGVAMRAVGLGANVIVTEIDPIRALEARMDGYRVMKIRDAVKEADLILTVTGNIDIVSGDDFKYMKDGCLLANSGHFNVEINKEDLHKQAVSCQQIRADIEEFVMPDGRKLYLIADGRLVNLAGERGQGHPAEIMDMSFAMQALSAKYLTENKVEVGVHKTPDETDRYVAELKLNAMNIKIDELTSRQVNYMNNWEEGT, translated from the coding sequence ATGAGCTACAAAGTAAAGGATATTTCACTGGCACCGCAAGGTAAGAAGAAGATTGAATGGGTACAAAGACACATGCCTGTTCTTGAGTACATAAAAAAAGAATTCAGCAAAACAAAACCTTTCGAGGGAATTACCATTGGATCATGCTTACACCTTGAACCAAAGACCATAAATCTTGGTTTAACGCTTCAAGCTGGAGGTGCAGAGGTTGCAATGACCGGTTGCAACCCATTATCAACACATGACGATGCAACAGCTGCAGGAGCTTCAATGGGCCTTAACATGTACGGTTGGAGGGAAGAAAGCAACGAAGAGTACTACGAGAACATCGAGAGGGTTCTCGACCATGACCCGGATATAATAATCGATGACGGGGCAGACATGATATTCTTCATCCACAAGGAACGCAGGGACCTCATTGGAAAGATACTTGGAGCATGTGAGGAAACAACAACTGGAATTCATCGTCTGAAGGCTATGCATGATGATAAAGCCCTTGAGTTCCCAGTTATGGCTGTGAACGATTCTTACATGAAGTACCTCTTCGACAACAGGTACGGGACTGGACAGTCCACATTTGACTCAATAATGGGCTCAACCAACATGCTTATAGCAGGAAAAACAGTTGTTGTCTGCGGATACGGCTGGTGCGGTCGTGGAGTTGCAATGAGAGCTGTTGGACTTGGTGCAAACGTTATAGTAACCGAGATAGATCCAATAAGAGCATTAGAGGCAAGAATGGATGGTTACAGGGTTATGAAGATCCGTGATGCTGTTAAAGAGGCAGATCTTATACTGACGGTCACAGGAAACATAGACATAGTTTCAGGCGACGACTTCAAGTACATGAAGGACGGCTGTCTCCTTGCAAACTCTGGGCACTTCAACGTGGAGATAAACAAAGAAGACCTTCACAAACAGGCTGTAAGTTGCCAACAGATAAGGGCAGATATAGAAGAGTTTGTAATGCCTGATGGAAGGAAACTTTATCTCATAGCAGATGGTAGACTGGTTAACCTTGCAGGAGAACGTGGACAGGGTCATCCTGCAGAGATAATGGACATGAGCTTTGCAATGCAGGCTCTGTCAGCCAAGTACCTAACAGAAAATAAGGTGGAAGTTGGTGTTCACAAGACCCCTGACGAAACAGATAGATACGTTGCAGAACTCAAGTTAAATGCAATGAACATCAAAATAGATGAGTTAACATCAAGACAGGTCAATTACATGAACAACTGGGAAGAGGGAACCTGA
- a CDS encoding CDC48 family AAA ATPase: MENKEMKLKVAEAFSQNDVGRTIARIDPACMQKLDLLDGDIIEIEGKKVTAAKVASSQSDIGLGIIRIDGYLRKNAGTSIGEEVTVKRAEVKEAQRVVLAPVDQQIMIRGDVKPAFMGRVMSKGDLIVTGIRQQQPMRGGLFDDFFRDMMTDMSPMGEIKLAVVSTKPAGIVQITDMTDMQIQAEPVDVSKIEGIKNVVDVTYEDIGGLKEEVKKVREMIEIPLKRPELFERLGIAPPKGVLMHGPPGTGKTLLAKAVANESDAHFIAINGPEIMSKYVGGSEERLREFFEEAEENAPSIIFIDEIDAIAPKREEVTGEVERRIVAQLLTLMDGLKSRGQVVVIGATNRPDALDQALRRPGRFDREIEIGVPDKDGRMEVLQIHTRGMPLDDKVDLDEIAEITHGFVGADIESLCKESAMRVLRRVLPDIKADEEIPKETLKKMIVTKSDFKEALKEIQPSALREVLVQVPDVKWDDIGGLESAKQELREAVEWPLKYPESFDKFGVRPPRGVLVYGPPGTGKTLLAKAVANESDANFIAIKGPELLSKWVGESEKGVREVFRKARQTAPTVIFFDEIDSIASTRGGGSTDSGVTQRVVNQLLTEIDGLEELQDVAVVAATNRVDIIDPALLRPGRFDRHVKVDTPDEAARMEIFKVHTKDMPLADDVDLEKLAKKADGYVGADIEAVCREAVMLTLRNNLKADEVKMKQFREAMEKVKPKSEVNLRQYS; this comes from the coding sequence ATGGAAAATAAAGAAATGAAATTAAAAGTTGCAGAAGCGTTTTCACAAAACGATGTTGGTAGAACCATTGCAAGGATAGACCCAGCATGCATGCAGAAGCTGGATCTTCTCGATGGAGACATAATCGAAATAGAGGGAAAGAAGGTAACTGCAGCAAAGGTTGCATCAAGCCAGTCTGATATTGGGCTTGGCATAATCAGGATCGATGGATACCTCAGGAAAAATGCAGGTACATCCATAGGAGAGGAAGTCACAGTCAAAAGGGCAGAAGTGAAAGAAGCCCAGAGAGTGGTTCTTGCACCCGTTGACCAGCAGATAATGATCCGGGGAGATGTGAAACCTGCCTTCATGGGCAGAGTAATGTCAAAGGGAGACCTCATAGTCACTGGAATAAGACAGCAGCAGCCAATGAGGGGAGGACTCTTCGACGACTTCTTCAGGGACATGATGACCGACATGTCACCAATGGGTGAGATAAAACTTGCAGTGGTCTCAACCAAACCTGCAGGAATCGTTCAAATAACCGACATGACTGACATGCAGATCCAGGCAGAACCCGTGGATGTTTCAAAAATTGAGGGCATAAAAAACGTTGTGGATGTGACCTACGAGGACATAGGTGGCCTCAAGGAGGAGGTTAAAAAGGTCAGGGAGATGATAGAGATCCCACTCAAACGACCTGAACTCTTTGAAAGGCTGGGAATAGCTCCACCAAAGGGTGTTCTCATGCATGGTCCACCAGGAACCGGTAAAACACTTCTGGCCAAAGCCGTAGCAAACGAAAGTGACGCCCACTTCATAGCCATCAACGGCCCTGAGATCATGAGCAAGTACGTTGGTGGATCAGAGGAACGCCTCAGGGAATTCTTCGAGGAAGCCGAAGAAAACGCACCATCCATCATATTCATAGATGAAATCGATGCAATAGCACCCAAAAGGGAAGAAGTCACAGGAGAAGTTGAACGCAGAATCGTTGCCCAGCTCCTCACCCTCATGGATGGACTCAAAAGCAGGGGACAAGTGGTTGTAATCGGTGCAACCAACAGACCAGACGCCCTTGACCAGGCACTCAGACGACCAGGAAGATTCGACAGGGAAATAGAGATAGGCGTACCAGACAAAGACGGAAGAATGGAAGTTCTCCAGATCCACACAAGGGGAATGCCCCTGGACGACAAGGTGGACCTCGATGAGATAGCAGAGATAACCCACGGTTTCGTTGGAGCGGACATTGAATCACTCTGTAAGGAATCTGCAATGAGGGTTTTAAGAAGGGTACTACCGGATATCAAGGCAGATGAAGAGATACCAAAGGAAACCCTCAAGAAGATGATCGTTACCAAATCCGACTTCAAAGAAGCCCTTAAGGAAATACAGCCATCTGCACTGCGTGAGGTGCTTGTACAGGTTCCAGATGTTAAATGGGACGACATAGGTGGACTCGAAAGTGCAAAGCAGGAACTTCGTGAGGCAGTTGAATGGCCGCTCAAGTACCCTGAAAGCTTCGACAAATTCGGAGTCAGACCACCAAGGGGCGTGCTTGTCTACGGACCACCAGGAACCGGTAAAACACTCCTGGCCAAAGCCGTAGCAAACGAAAGTGATGCAAACTTCATAGCAATCAAGGGACCTGAACTCCTCTCAAAATGGGTTGGAGAATCAGAGAAAGGAGTGCGTGAAGTCTTCAGAAAAGCCAGACAAACAGCACCAACAGTGATATTCTTCGACGAGATAGACTCAATAGCATCCACAAGGGGTGGGGGCAGCACAGACTCCGGTGTGACACAGAGAGTTGTTAACCAGCTCTTAACAGAGATAGACGGACTTGAGGAGCTTCAGGATGTTGCTGTGGTTGCAGCCACCAACCGTGTGGACATAATAGACCCTGCACTCCTGAGGCCTGGAAGGTTCGACAGGCACGTTAAGGTGGACACTCCAGATGAAGCTGCAAGGATGGAAATATTTAAGGTTCACACCAAGGACATGCCGCTTGCAGACGATGTTGACCTGGAAAAACTTGCCAAAAAAGCAGATGGATACGTTGGAGCAGACATAGAAGCAGTTTGCCGTGAAGCAGTGATGCTCACACTCAGAAACAACCTTAAAGCAGATGAAGTCAAAATGAAACAGTTCAGAGAAGCCATGGAGAAGGTGAAACCTAAAAGTGAGGTGAATCTAAGGCAGTACAGTTAA
- a CDS encoding prephenate dehydrogenase: MKITIIGGTRGLGNWIARFLKSKGFDVVITGRNKAEGENVSRKLGVTYLQDNVEAASHSDVTIVSVPIGVTTRIIKEVAPHVKEGSLLMDVTSVKEEPSEAMREFTPEGVDYLPTHPMFGPRIRSLDGQVVVLTPEEEVKKSRWYPKVLEFLEAENARVLVTSPGNHDRMMSIVQGLTHFSYISIAATIEKLGIDIKESRKFASPVYSLMLDMIARIVAQNPYLCYAIQTNNRYIGQTHEAFLETFLELKDMVAARDERDFVGAMSSAAKHLDDLEAALGRSDKAISALNQEVQLLKDSVGKEVGLRHIYSETTHVGRLKELSPDFAVLVRDENETRLKLSNVEVLSQAELVNWKLDNYPQKVYDVSAVFPESCNPSIIAETLMNLSNVVEASVVDVYTGKQVETGKKSVSIRYSVINPDARFEVENLLKGFGGVIR, encoded by the coding sequence ATGAAAATCACGATAATCGGCGGTACAAGGGGTCTTGGTAATTGGATAGCACGTTTCCTGAAAAGTAAGGGATTTGATGTTGTTATAACGGGTAGAAACAAAGCAGAAGGAGAGAACGTTTCAAGAAAGTTAGGTGTGACTTATCTCCAGGATAATGTTGAGGCTGCATCCCACTCTGACGTAACAATTGTATCCGTACCAATAGGTGTAACAACCAGGATCATAAAGGAAGTTGCACCCCATGTTAAGGAAGGTTCCCTTCTTATGGATGTTACCTCTGTCAAAGAAGAGCCTTCAGAAGCTATGAGAGAATTCACACCAGAAGGTGTGGATTACTTGCCAACACATCCAATGTTCGGGCCCAGGATACGATCCCTTGATGGTCAGGTGGTTGTTTTAACCCCTGAAGAGGAGGTAAAAAAGAGTAGATGGTACCCTAAGGTTTTAGAATTCCTTGAAGCTGAGAATGCTCGTGTTCTCGTAACCAGCCCTGGGAATCATGATAGGATGATGAGCATAGTTCAGGGACTCACCCACTTCTCATACATATCAATTGCAGCAACAATAGAAAAGCTTGGAATTGATATCAAAGAGTCCAGAAAGTTTGCAAGTCCTGTTTACAGCCTGATGCTGGACATGATTGCTAGGATCGTTGCACAGAACCCCTACCTCTGTTACGCCATACAGACCAACAACAGGTACATCGGTCAGACACACGAAGCATTTCTCGAAACCTTCCTTGAACTCAAGGACATGGTGGCTGCAAGAGATGAAAGGGATTTCGTTGGTGCCATGAGTTCTGCAGCAAAACACCTTGATGACCTTGAAGCAGCCCTTGGAAGGTCTGATAAAGCAATATCTGCACTCAACCAGGAGGTTCAACTTCTCAAAGATTCTGTTGGTAAAGAAGTTGGTTTAAGACATATATACTCTGAAACAACCCATGTTGGAAGGCTAAAAGAGCTATCACCAGATTTTGCAGTTCTGGTTAGGGATGAGAATGAAACTCGGCTGAAGTTATCCAATGTTGAAGTTTTAAGCCAGGCAGAACTCGTGAATTGGAAGTTAGACAACTATCCACAGAAGGTTTACGATGTTTCAGCAGTTTTTCCTGAAAGCTGCAACCCTTCAATCATAGCAGAAACCCTGATGAACCTGAGTAACGTTGTGGAAGCATCTGTTGTTGATGTTTACACTGGAAAGCAAGTGGAAACTGGTAAAAAAAGTGTTAGTATACGTTACTCTGTGATAAACCCTGATGCACGTTTCGAAGTTGAAAATCTTTTAAAGGGTTTTGGAGGAGTTATACGTTGA
- a CDS encoding mRNA surveillance protein pelota, with product MRIVYQDTKRGIIELVPETLDDLWHLSHIIEPGDMVSSKTTRRIQDSTGEKIRSDRGIKKTFFLGIKVEDISFHKYTGKLRATGMIEHGPEDLVPLGSHHTLDLKLKNSVKIQKEKWSRWNIKRLENAVKSSKKPSAIVVAVEDDVADLGIIRQYGIDYYGPIMGQISGKRIVQKNRKKAISDFFTDVANSLEKFKDVQSIILAGPGFTKGEFYDFLKDNYPEMAKISIIENTGAGGRTGISEVLKKGIIEDMATENRIAHEMRAVEELLAEIGKSSKLVAYGKKEVKTASNAGAIEKLLVVDELVRELDVEKIMELAENMGGKVLIVSTEHDGGKQLNSLGGIAALLRYGIN from the coding sequence ATGCGAATAGTTTATCAGGATACCAAAAGAGGCATAATAGAACTTGTCCCAGAAACACTGGACGACCTCTGGCATCTATCACATATAATAGAGCCTGGAGATATGGTATCGTCAAAAACAACACGCAGAATACAGGATTCAACTGGTGAAAAGATAAGGAGCGACAGAGGCATTAAAAAAACCTTCTTTTTAGGAATAAAAGTTGAGGATATAAGTTTCCACAAGTACACTGGAAAATTGAGGGCAACTGGCATGATAGAACATGGTCCTGAAGATCTGGTTCCACTGGGCTCTCACCACACCTTGGATCTTAAGCTCAAAAATTCTGTGAAGATACAGAAGGAAAAATGGTCCAGATGGAACATTAAAAGGCTTGAAAATGCAGTTAAATCTTCTAAAAAACCTTCAGCAATTGTAGTTGCAGTTGAAGATGATGTTGCGGACCTTGGAATAATAAGACAGTACGGAATAGATTACTACGGCCCAATAATGGGACAGATCTCCGGTAAAAGGATAGTGCAGAAGAACAGGAAAAAGGCAATATCCGACTTCTTCACAGATGTTGCAAACTCCTTGGAGAAGTTCAAAGATGTACAGAGCATAATATTGGCAGGTCCAGGATTTACCAAGGGAGAATTCTACGATTTCCTAAAGGACAACTACCCTGAAATGGCAAAGATATCCATAATCGAAAACACCGGTGCTGGGGGAAGAACTGGGATAAGTGAAGTTCTTAAAAAGGGTATAATTGAGGATATGGCCACAGAAAACAGGATAGCTCATGAAATGAGGGCAGTTGAAGAACTGCTTGCAGAGATAGGCAAATCTTCGAAACTCGTTGCCTACGGTAAAAAAGAGGTGAAAACAGCTTCAAATGCAGGTGCCATTGAAAAACTCCTTGTTGTGGATGAACTGGTACGTGAACTGGATGTGGAAAAGATCATGGAACTTGCAGAGAACATGGGAGGTAAGGTACTGATCGTAAGTACCGAACACGATGGAGGAAAACAGCTCAACTCCCTTGGGGGAATTGCAGCCCTTTTAAGGTATGGAATAAATTAA